GGGCAAATCAACAAGTTGCTACTATGGCCTCTCGTTTAAGGGACTTCACTAGGTTGAGTCCTTCTACTTTCTATCAgtccaaggttgaagaagaccccTATGAATTTATTGATGAGATCTACAAGATTCTCTATGATATGGGGTTttctactagtgagaaggccgagtttgccacttaccaactcaaagatgtggcccaaacttggtatgtgcaatggagggaCAATACGTCGTTAAGGGGTGGACCGGTGACTTGGGAAGTGTTCAAGAAGGGATTTATTGATAGGTCATTGCTAGGGAAAAGAGGGAATCCaaggtggtggagttcatcaaccttctccaaggaggtatgagtgttcttaaatactctttgaaattcactaaattgtcaaaatatactccttctttggtttctgaCCCTAGAGACGAAATGAATTATTTTGTGACGGGTGTGTCGGATGACTTGGAAGAAGAATGTCATTTGGCTATTCTATTGACAATATGACCATTGAccgtctcatggttcatgctcaacaagtagAAGAGGCAAGATCTAAaaggaagagtagagatgccgAGGGGGAAAGATCTTTTGATagtggttcttcaaagaataggcttgaaattcaagacaagcctaggttcaagaatTGGGTgtctaatcaagttcctaacAAATTCCCTAAGGCTaatgatgatagggtgtctaacacTAAGCCTAAAAAGGGAAATGGTACTGCTTCACCAACCAAAAAGTCAACTTGTgaaaagtgtggcaagaagcactatggtgattgtcttaaggggcggataattgttttggttgtggtaaaagttGGCACAAGGTTAGGCCGTAATGTGAGGGGTCAAGACAAAGGTAGTGGTCAAGTTCAAGCTAGTGGTTCTAATgaggctccaaagaagaatcgcTTCTATGCTCTCTGCTCTAAcagtgagcaagagacttctcctgaCGTGGTGATcgatatgttgaaagtcttaTCGATTGATGTATAAGACTTACTTGATCCCGGTGCTACCTTGtcatttgttactcctctagtagctgaaaagtttgacatttttccTGATAtattgcatgaaccttttatagtgtctaccctGGTGGATGAGTCaattgttgcaaaaagggtgtatagaaattgtcctataatgttgcctaatagagtttcttatgttgatctaCTAGAAattgatatgcttgattttgatgttgttttgggtatggattggttgcatgcttgtttgCCTTTATAGATTGTAGAACGGGGTTAGTGAAGTTTAACTTTGCAAATGAGCccgttttagagtggaagggggcaaattttattcctaaaggtcgtatcatctcttgtttgAAAGAATCCAAAATGATATCTAAAATatgtttataccatatagtaagactccaagatttagactccgaaattcctcccattaaGTCGGTCCCCTAGTGAGGAATTTCCCAAAGGTCTTCCCTAATGATCTTCTCGGTATTTCTCCAAAATGAGAAATCAATTTTGGTATCGACTTGTTACCGAATacgaatcccatttcaattcct
This DNA window, taken from Solanum lycopersicum chromosome 5, SLM_r2.1, encodes the following:
- the LOC138348711 gene encoding uncharacterized protein, producing the protein MTIDRLMVHAQQVEEARSKRKSRDAEGERSFDSGSSKNRLEIQDKPRFKNWVSNQVPNKFPKANDDRVSNTKPKKGNGTASPTKKSTCEKCGKKHYGDCLKGRIIVLVVVKVGTRLGRNVRGQDKGSGQVQASGSNEAPKKNRFYALCSNSEQETSPDVVIDMLKVLSIDV